The nucleotide window TCGCTCTCATATCCAAAATTTTGGGCTACTTCATAAAGTTTTTTAAGTTCAGCGCTAGAATACTTGTGTTTGTTTATAGCCTCTACCTTTTTTTGATAGTCAGAATAGTCCGCGACAATTTTTGAAAGGTGGGCGGCATACATCTTTCCGCCTCCTGCGCGATAGCCAGTGATGCCGATCTGCTTTTGTTGCTGGCCATCTAAAATGATTAAAGTAGGAAAACTACGTATATTATATTTTTTTTGGAGTTGTTTGTTTTGGACAGCTAAGGGAGTGGGAAGGGTAGAATTTACTGGAAAATCTAGTCTCATAAAAATAAATTTATCACCTACTGCTTGCGCAAATTCGGGCGTATCTAAGCTTTCTTGCTCAAGCTTGGAACACCAAGTACACCAGTCTGAGCCAGTAAAAAATAAAATAATGGGCTTAAATGTTGCTCGGGAAAGGTTTTCTGCTTCCTCATAATTGGTCATCCACTGGAGGGAATCAGTGGAGATACCTTGAGCAGGAGTCATAAAAAAGGTAACTCCCACCATCATACTGCACATATAGGTTAACACTGGCCTCATATATATTTTTCCCTCTTGAAAATGAATTTAAACTCATGTTACTATACTTTTTTTTAATGCATATTAACTAATTAATTTATATCATGCAATCCTTTCCTCCTACCGTAGTTTTACGGCATCATAAAGAAAACCTTAAAAAATGCAGCTTAAGGGGTCTAGAAGGAGTTGAAGATTTCCATTTTTATACCTATCCTAAAAGCATTTTACCTTCTCTCGTAGGGTATACCATGTTGGCGTTGGAGGCTCCGGTTTTATCTTTAGAAGATGCAGGGCAGGGCCTATTTATTTTAGATAGCACCTGGCGCTATGCAGAAAAAATGCTAAAATTTGTGGAAAGGCATGCCGATCTACCAAAAAGGAGTCTGCCTCCTCATTTTCGCACCGCCTATCCTCGGCGTCAAGAAGATTGCATAGATCCAGCACGTGGATTAGCCTCTATAGAGGCTATTTATGTTGCTTATATGCTTCTAGGGCGTGATACTACTCAAGTGTTAAACCACTATCATTGGAAGGAAGATTTTTTGAAAATCAATGGATTAGAAAAGGAAGAGGGAAATTCTACGATGGCTTAAGTTAAAAAGCTCTGGATCACAAGCGATAACCTTATGGGCAGGTAGTTGTCTAATCGCTTAAATTCCAAAAAAACTTTTTCCTTGTAAGTGTTAAGGCTACTTTCTTGCTTTTTACAAGAGAAAGCACAAAAACCCCTTATAAAA belongs to Neochlamydia sp. AcF84 and includes:
- a CDS encoding DTW domain-containing protein; translated protein: MQSFPPTVVLRHHKENLKKCSLRGLEGVEDFHFYTYPKSILPSLVGYTMLALEAPVLSLEDAGQGLFILDSTWRYAEKMLKFVERHADLPKRSLPPHFRTAYPRRQEDCIDPARGLASIEAIYVAYMLLGRDTTQVLNHYHWKEDFLKINGLEKEEGNSTMA
- a CDS encoding thioredoxin family protein, translating into MRPVLTYMCSMMVGVTFFMTPAQGISTDSLQWMTNYEEAENLSRATFKPIILFFTGSDWCTWCSKLEQESLDTPEFAQAVGDKFIFMRLDFPVNSTLPTPLAVQNKQLQKKYNIRSFPTLIILDGQQQKQIGITGYRAGGGKMYAAHLSKIVADYSDYQKKVEAINKHKYSSAELKKLYEVAQNFGYESDINQIIKVGVNSEDSHFFMIERYRKMTQEGLSGLAEAKALKKELQLMDPNNEKMTHYHLALIDFEGYTEAGDKRSADLAVASLVNYIQKFGPKDKEHLWRLQMIISQIYFDRNNLTEALNFAESSFTSAPPTAKIEISTAIKNIKSQMATETAIVKH